A portion of the Paenibacillus hamazuiensis genome contains these proteins:
- a CDS encoding RNA polymerase sigma factor, with amino-acid sequence MKLIAAPEGHADQEDTIEEPAEDDCTLVAKAREGDHAAFYELVRRHRIKACSIARSLTRDDHLAEDIVQEALVRAFLHLGTLADGSRFLPWFHRIVRTQAWMKIRRGGLYRKEMPLTGLRAKADEPGSGYWDSVDRVLFHLRQRSERRCALAEDLSEELVRKEFLDMIGELIKCLNRKERDIFEAHFFNELSPKEIAECFQTTPAYVYTSLSRSKVKLQNERMRIFVRGYVQQRRALGLPVKKILDPSIIHFK; translated from the coding sequence ATGAAGCTGATTGCAGCCCCGGAAGGGCACGCGGATCAAGAGGATACGATTGAAGAACCTGCGGAGGACGATTGCACTCTCGTCGCCAAAGCGCGCGAAGGGGATCATGCGGCATTTTACGAGCTGGTCAGGCGCCACCGGATCAAAGCTTGCAGCATCGCCCGTTCGCTCACGAGGGACGACCATCTGGCCGAAGATATCGTGCAGGAAGCCCTGGTCCGCGCTTTTCTTCATCTCGGCACCCTCGCGGACGGCAGCCGGTTTCTTCCGTGGTTTCACCGCATCGTGCGCACGCAGGCCTGGATGAAAATTCGCCGTGGCGGATTGTACCGCAAGGAGATGCCTTTAACCGGACTTCGCGCCAAAGCGGACGAACCCGGCTCGGGTTATTGGGACAGCGTGGACCGCGTCCTGTTCCATCTGCGTCAGCGTTCCGAACGGAGGTGCGCGCTGGCGGAGGACCTGTCCGAAGAACTGGTGCGCAAGGAGTTTCTCGATATGATCGGCGAACTGATCAAATGCCTGAACCGTAAAGAACGCGACATCTTCGAGGCACATTTTTTCAACGAGCTTTCGCCGAAGGAAATCGCGGAATGTTTTCAGACGACGCCGGCTTACGTGTATACCAGTCTTTCGAGGAGCAAGGTCAAACTGCAAAACGAGCGGATGCGCATCTTTGTCAGAGGTTACGTGCAGCAGCGCAGGGCGCTCGGACTTCCGGTCAAGAAAATTCTCGATCCCTCCATCATTCATTTTAAATAA
- a CDS encoding methyl-accepting chemotaxis protein, translated as MKISTLLKYIGVAFGLLSVCLLVSVMLLRANYYSVRDAVNRQAEFKKLGIDLADASDYLTNEARQYVQFGDKAHFNNYWREVNDTKTRDRVVARLKELNAPQDELDLIQEAKNKSDALVKTEDAAMKAVEQGDFNTARKLMFDDRYEANKAIIMEPIKKFQDKMNTRAQNETEAAEDNMFFYLYAVIIIIVIVAASMICSVILLARRLKPLKQVAVKLEELSGNKGDLTARLPEAGQDEIGQLSRSFNTMLGNYQLFMRQIFDSAQQLAAASHQISASTEEIAGGSQSQAMASQNLTELFKELSAGMNSVARNTESASELSDKTAKLSSDGNQIVTSSMDAMSQLNQQLSEIVQHSDTVGKIIEVIDDIADQTNLLALNAAIEAARAGDQGRGFAVVADEVRKLAERSGEATKEITQIIKMMQESMKKSAAVANESYANSQKSGEAFSGILSMVSEVASRMTEIAAAVEQQSAQSTEILITVETIAASNEESAAAAQEAAASTQTLVGLANHLNKSVSAFNLG; from the coding sequence ATGAAAATCTCAACTCTGCTGAAGTACATTGGAGTTGCATTCGGACTTTTGTCCGTTTGCCTGCTCGTGTCCGTCATGCTTCTGCGGGCAAATTATTATTCGGTCCGGGATGCGGTAAACCGCCAGGCCGAATTCAAGAAGCTCGGCATCGATTTGGCGGACGCATCGGATTATTTAACCAACGAAGCGAGACAATACGTACAATTCGGCGACAAAGCCCACTTCAACAATTATTGGCGCGAGGTCAACGATACAAAAACGAGGGACAGAGTCGTTGCCAGGCTCAAAGAGCTGAATGCCCCGCAAGACGAGCTCGATCTCATTCAGGAAGCCAAAAACAAATCCGACGCATTGGTCAAAACGGAAGACGCCGCCATGAAGGCGGTTGAACAAGGAGATTTTAATACCGCCCGCAAGCTGATGTTCGATGACCGGTACGAAGCGAATAAGGCGATCATTATGGAGCCGATCAAAAAGTTCCAGGATAAAATGAACACCCGCGCTCAGAATGAAACCGAAGCGGCCGAAGATAACATGTTTTTTTACCTTTACGCCGTGATTATCATCATTGTTATCGTTGCGGCGTCCATGATCTGCTCCGTCATTTTGCTCGCGCGCAGACTTAAACCGCTGAAGCAAGTGGCGGTTAAGCTGGAAGAGCTGTCGGGCAACAAAGGCGACTTGACCGCTCGCTTGCCCGAAGCGGGACAAGACGAAATCGGGCAGCTCAGCCGCTCGTTTAATACGATGCTGGGCAACTACCAGCTGTTCATGCGGCAAATATTCGATTCTGCGCAGCAGTTGGCGGCGGCCTCCCATCAAATATCCGCATCGACGGAAGAAATCGCCGGGGGGAGCCAAAGCCAAGCAATGGCATCCCAAAACTTGACGGAGTTGTTTAAGGAATTGTCCGCAGGTATGAACTCGGTTGCGAGAAATACCGAATCCGCTTCCGAGCTGTCGGATAAGACTGCAAAATTGTCTTCGGACGGGAACCAGATCGTTACTTCTTCCATGGACGCCATGAGCCAACTCAACCAACAGCTCTCCGAAATCGTTCAACATTCGGACACTGTCGGTAAAATCATTGAAGTTATCGACGATATAGCGGATCAGACCAATCTGCTTGCGCTTAATGCGGCAATCGAAGCGGCGCGAGCAGGAGATCAGGGACGAGGCTTCGCGGTCGTCGCCGACGAAGTGAGGAAGCTTGCCGAACGAAGCGGCGAAGCGACGAAGGAAATCACGCAAATCATTAAAATGATGCAGGAAAGCATGAAAAAGAGTGCGGCAGTGGCGAATGAATCTTATGCAAATTCGCAAAAAAGCGGCGAGGCATTCAGCGGAATTCTTTCGATGGTGAGCGAGGTTGCCTCCAGAATGACGGAAATCGCGGCTGCGGTTGAACAGCAATCTGCACAGTCGACGGAAATCCTTATTACTGTCGAAACGATAGCCGCCAGCAACGAAGAGTCGGCGGCAGCCGCTCAGGAAGCGGCCGCTTCCACCCAGACGCTTGTCGGTCTGGCGAACCATTTGAACAAATCCGTATCGGCTTTTAATCTGGGGTAA
- the fba gene encoding class II fructose-1,6-bisphosphate aldolase — MALVSMKEMLLQALQGGYAVGQFNLNNLEFTQAILQAAQEEKSPVILGVSEAYIPYMGGLPCIAGMVKSLIDYYEITVPVALHLDHGSSFDVCVKAIHAGFTSVMMDASHHPLEENMELTKRVTDIAHVLGVSVEAELGRITGREDDIVVDEAEAMYAIPEECARMVKETGIDCLAPALGSVHGPYRGQPKLGFAHMEKIRDLTGVPLVLHGGSGLPDDEIKQAISLGTCKINVNTDNQMAMTATIRRLMAEKPEMYDVRHYLGPGRDAVKASVKAKIGLFGCAGKA; from the coding sequence TTGGCACTCGTATCGATGAAAGAAATGCTGCTTCAAGCATTACAAGGCGGTTATGCCGTCGGGCAATTCAACTTGAACAATCTCGAATTTACACAGGCTATCCTGCAAGCGGCGCAGGAAGAGAAAAGTCCTGTCATCCTCGGGGTCAGCGAAGCATACATCCCGTACATGGGCGGACTGCCCTGCATCGCGGGAATGGTTAAATCGCTGATCGATTATTACGAAATCACGGTGCCTGTGGCGCTTCATCTGGATCACGGCTCGTCGTTCGACGTTTGCGTCAAAGCGATTCATGCAGGTTTTACTTCCGTTATGATGGACGCATCCCATCATCCGCTGGAGGAAAACATGGAGCTGACGAAACGCGTCACCGACATCGCGCATGTGCTTGGCGTATCGGTCGAGGCGGAGCTTGGACGCATCACCGGCCGCGAGGACGACATCGTCGTGGACGAAGCGGAGGCGATGTACGCCATTCCCGAAGAATGCGCGCGCATGGTGAAGGAAACCGGCATCGATTGCCTGGCGCCGGCGCTCGGCTCCGTGCACGGTCCGTACCGCGGCCAGCCGAAGCTCGGATTCGCGCATATGGAGAAAATCCGCGATCTGACCGGTGTGCCGCTCGTTCTGCATGGCGGCAGCGGACTGCCGGACGACGAGATCAAGCAGGCGATTTCGCTCGGCACCTGCAAAATCAACGTCAACACCGACAACCAGATGGCGATGACTGCAACGATTCGCAGGCTGATGGCCGAAAAACCGGAGATGTACGATGTGCGCCACTATTTGGGACCCGGCCGCGATGCGGTGAAAGCGTCCGTGAAAGCGAAAATCGGCCTGTTCGGCTGCGCCGGCAAGGCGTAA
- a CDS encoding glycerophosphodiester phosphodiesterase, with protein MTLPWITAHTGCMNTPDNSLESLRAGLAAGADIVEVDVGATKDLVPVLLHDNKIVLEARGACLLSELTYEELKNDRIYERHGGGFHPLVSLADILPIVKESGKRVNLDLKDDACIGPMAELVHQAGMLDQVFLSGAETERALYLQENHPEFNKLLNATGELFQQADYPDAIRKTCEDALAASCIGINIHYGFCRPELMELASSHGLPIYVWTVNEEQEMRRMIELGVRSITTRNVPLLATVLSTFKNRLGGIT; from the coding sequence ATGACATTGCCATGGATAACCGCGCATACCGGCTGTATGAATACGCCGGATAATTCGCTCGAATCGCTCCGCGCCGGACTTGCGGCGGGAGCCGACATCGTCGAGGTGGACGTCGGCGCGACCAAGGACCTCGTTCCTGTGCTGCTGCACGATAACAAGATCGTGCTCGAAGCACGCGGAGCTTGCTTGCTCTCCGAGCTCACTTACGAAGAGCTCAAAAACGACCGCATTTACGAACGGCACGGCGGCGGTTTCCATCCGCTGGTGAGCCTGGCCGACATTTTGCCTATCGTGAAGGAAAGCGGAAAGCGGGTCAACCTGGATCTGAAAGATGATGCCTGCATAGGGCCGATGGCGGAACTTGTTCATCAGGCGGGAATGCTGGACCAGGTGTTTTTATCGGGTGCGGAAACAGAGAGAGCGTTATACCTGCAGGAGAACCACCCCGAGTTCAACAAGCTGCTGAACGCGACCGGCGAGCTGTTCCAACAAGCCGATTATCCGGACGCCATCCGGAAAACCTGCGAGGACGCGCTCGCCGCATCGTGTATCGGCATCAACATTCACTACGGCTTTTGCCGGCCGGAGCTGATGGAGCTTGCGTCTTCGCACGGGCTGCCGATTTATGTATGGACCGTGAACGAGGAGCAGGAGATGAGACGGATGATCGAGCTTGGCGTCCGATCGATTACGACGCGGAATGTTCCGCTTCTGGCGACTGTGCTCAGCACTTTCAAAAACCGGCTTGGGGGCATAACTTAA
- a CDS encoding sensor histidine kinase, whose translation MMSVWLVIGKLLLAGLLFRDYKDVAKRWAGYFILFGIGYEVLEFVLWWQRQLQVEGAGFRLLGHLYDALHLFVETGIVYVLIPCGLVFHSWSWFVGKRKVVILAMLTIPALALMIEALLRDSSILNEGVRFVYALLSTVIAIGLMVWATVVERNRKMKRMMLVGTVILSANFIALLMARHVDRFAWDDLLQAVTIAAVLIMAFRSRVLGFRLRFEREVFEQSYKAVTSGTAMMNHAIKNKLQLIDMLASRIETASDSSKQTVKDARLIQEEMNQLMDMIGRIQHRIREIHLVEEPVSIGELLRAAMDANRPLAEKKGIAMELTVASDVLVWGDRVHLMEAIGNVLHNALDAVVQGKGKVEVTAAATRGGVEIDIRDNGAGIPHELQSRIFEPFFSSKGRSDSFGLGLAYVFAVMEKHGGSVAVKSEPGDGAAFTLRFPARRIVRGAAASFDEPYRKERRSDAESTSVHSRADLRG comes from the coding sequence ATGATGTCTGTATGGCTGGTGATCGGCAAGCTGCTGCTGGCGGGATTGCTGTTTCGTGACTACAAAGATGTAGCGAAACGGTGGGCCGGGTACTTTATTCTGTTCGGTATCGGATACGAAGTTCTCGAATTCGTCTTATGGTGGCAGCGGCAGCTCCAGGTGGAAGGGGCCGGATTTCGGCTGCTGGGCCATTTGTATGATGCCCTGCATTTGTTCGTGGAGACGGGGATAGTTTACGTGCTGATCCCGTGCGGACTCGTGTTTCATTCCTGGTCCTGGTTCGTCGGAAAACGAAAGGTCGTCATATTAGCGATGTTAACGATTCCGGCGCTCGCCCTGATGATCGAAGCGCTGCTGCGCGACAGCAGCATCCTGAACGAGGGGGTGCGATTCGTCTATGCGCTCCTGTCGACCGTTATCGCGATCGGCTTGATGGTGTGGGCGACCGTCGTGGAGCGCAACCGCAAAATGAAGCGGATGATGTTGGTCGGAACGGTGATTCTGTCCGCCAATTTTATCGCGCTGCTGATGGCCAGACACGTAGACCGATTCGCGTGGGACGACCTCTTGCAAGCCGTTACGATCGCCGCCGTGCTCATTATGGCGTTTCGCAGCAGGGTGCTCGGCTTTCGCCTGCGGTTCGAGAGGGAGGTGTTCGAGCAGTCCTATAAGGCAGTCACGAGTGGAACAGCTATGATGAATCATGCGATCAAAAACAAGCTGCAGCTCATCGACATGCTGGCTTCCCGCATCGAAACCGCGTCCGACAGCAGCAAGCAGACGGTGAAGGACGCCCGGCTGATTCAGGAGGAAATGAATCAGTTGATGGATATGATAGGGCGGATTCAGCATCGGATTCGGGAGATTCACCTTGTCGAAGAGCCGGTGTCGATCGGTGAGCTGCTGCGGGCGGCGATGGACGCTAACCGTCCGCTGGCCGAGAAGAAGGGCATTGCAATGGAACTGACCGTCGCAAGCGATGTCCTTGTATGGGGGGACCGCGTCCACCTTATGGAAGCGATCGGAAATGTGCTCCATAATGCGCTGGATGCGGTCGTGCAAGGAAAGGGGAAAGTGGAGGTCACCGCTGCGGCGACAAGGGGCGGGGTCGAGATCGACATTCGCGATAACGGCGCCGGGATTCCGCATGAGCTGCAGAGCCGCATCTTCGAGCCGTTCTTCTCCAGCAAAGGCCGTTCGGACAGCTTCGGATTGGGGCTAGCCTACGTTTTTGCCGTGATGGAGAAGCATGGCGGATCGGTTGCGGTCAAAAGCGAACCCGGCGATGGCGCCGCATTCACGTTGCGATTTCCGGCCCGGCGAATCGTGCGGGGCGCTGCCGCTTCATTTGATGAGCCCTATCGTAAGGAGAGGAGATCGGATGCAGAATCAACAAGCGTCCATTCGCGTGCTGATTTGCGAGGATAA
- a CDS encoding response regulator transcription factor: MQNQQASIRVLICEDNEPFGGMLADFLQSHPDLEIVGVVGSKPMLMERLKRSVIDILILDMHLQENIQGGLDILMELREFAPHVQTIVLSSFDREDLITDAFTFGQAVNYITKRHYRDLPEAIREVHSGRSGLHHSSASRLLRHLTDSREKRIRERITDGQLQILRMLNQGMKRKEIAETLYYTEQSINNEICKVSALLKGSFPYLEWLRLKKHNLPEILRLAKQLNLIP, encoded by the coding sequence ATGCAGAATCAACAAGCGTCCATTCGCGTGCTGATTTGCGAGGATAACGAGCCGTTCGGCGGTATGCTCGCGGATTTCCTGCAATCGCACCCGGATCTGGAGATAGTCGGGGTGGTCGGATCCAAGCCGATGTTGATGGAACGTTTGAAGCGATCCGTCATCGATATTCTGATCCTCGATATGCATTTGCAGGAGAATATTCAGGGAGGACTGGACATTCTCATGGAACTGCGCGAGTTTGCACCGCACGTCCAAACAATCGTCCTGTCCTCGTTCGACCGGGAGGATCTGATCACCGACGCGTTTACGTTCGGTCAAGCCGTCAACTACATCACGAAGCGCCATTACCGCGATTTGCCGGAAGCGATACGGGAGGTCCATAGCGGCAGGTCCGGTTTGCACCATTCATCGGCTTCCCGGCTGCTTCGTCATCTCACGGACTCTCGAGAGAAGCGGATTCGGGAGCGCATTACAGACGGCCAGCTGCAAATTTTGCGGATGCTGAATCAGGGCATGAAGCGCAAAGAAATTGCGGAAACCCTCTATTACACGGAGCAATCCATCAACAACGAAATATGCAAGGTGTCCGCTTTGCTGAAAGGCAGCTTTCCGTATTTGGAGTGGCTGCGTCTGAAGAAGCACAATTTGCCGGAAATTTTGCGTCTGGCCAAGCAGTTGAATTTAATTCCTTAA
- a CDS encoding IS1182 family transposase (programmed frameshift), whose amino-acid sequence MLRSNPNVQNEYELVCIEELVHPDHPLRKVHKHIDFSFILDLVRPYYCEDNGRPSADPIMLFKMLLIGYLDGIRSERRLEREVFSNNAYRWFLGLGLKDRVPDHSTLSYFRERLQEGDVLQQIFDRVVLLAIQHRLVAGRVLITDSTHLKANANKRKFVQEEVTKSTKAYMEELDEAIRADREAHGKKPLKPREEVEETKLTKVSTTDPESGYMVRDGKPEGFFYLDHRTVDHKYNIIMDVHVTAGNVHDSVPYIERLEHIIKKFKFEKTLEAVALDAGYFTSHICKKLQDKKIYAVIGGRAFTPVKGLMAKWRFKYDAENNVYICPQKHELKYTTTDREGYRQYKSDPNHCANCPMLKECTRSRNHQKVITRHVWQDSKEWVKQNGRSKSGKYLYRLRYQTIERSFADAKELHGLRYCRFRGRNKVQQQALLTALCQNIKKIANILAKRAG is encoded by the exons ATGCTTCGCTCTAATCCGAATGTCCAAAATGAATATGAATTGGTGTGTATCGAGGAACTGGTTCATCCAGATCATCCTCTTCGTAAAGTACATAAGCATATCGACTTTTCCTTTATTCTCGACTTAGTCCGTCCTTATTACTGCGAGGATAATGGACGTCCCTCGGCAGATCCCATCATGCTTTTCAAGATGCTATTGATCGGGTATCTTGACGGCATTCGCTCCGAACGACGGTTGGAAAGAGAGGTTTTCTCTAATAATGCTTATCGATGGTTTCTGGGGCTTGGGCTCAAGGATCGCGTGCCGGATCATAGCACCCTTAGCTACTTTCGTGAACGTCTTCAAGAAGGCGATGTACTTCAACAAATCTTCGACCGGGTCGTTCTGCTTGCTATTCAACATCGTCTCGTTGCCGGTCGGGTACTTATCACCGACTCAACTCATCTTAAGGCCAATGCGAATAAACGAAAGTTTGTTCAAGAGGAAGTAACCAAGAGTACGAAGGCCTACATGGAAGAACTGGACGAAGCAATTCGTGCCGATCGCGAGGCTCATGGAAAAAAGC CTTTAAAGCCACGAGAGGAGGTGGAAGAAACCAAACTAACGAAGGTAAGCACAACCGATCCGGAGAGCGGTTATATGGTGCGGGACGGTAAGCCGGAAGGCTTTTTCTATCTCGATCATCGGACCGTCGACCACAAATACAACATCATCATGGATGTCCACGTCACTGCCGGCAATGTTCACGATTCTGTCCCTTACATAGAGCGTTTGGAACATATCATCAAGAAGTTTAAATTCGAAAAAACACTGGAAGCCGTCGCACTGGATGCAGGTTACTTCACGTCGCACATTTGCAAAAAGCTTCAAGACAAGAAAATATACGCGGTCATCGGAGGTAGAGCCTTTACCCCAGTTAAAGGATTAATGGCTAAGTGGCGATTTAAGTATGATGCGGAGAACAATGTGTATATATGTCCACAAAAACACGAATTGAAATATACGACAACGGATCGCGAAGGCTACAGACAGTATAAGTCGGATCCGAATCATTGTGCGAACTGCCCCATGCTCAAAGAATGTACCCGGTCCCGGAATCACCAAAAAGTCATCACCAGGCATGTATGGCAGGATAGTAAAGAGTGGGTAAAACAAAACGGTAGAAGCAAGTCCGGCAAATATCTCTACCGCTTACGATACCAGACGATTGAGCGAAGCTTCGCGGATGCCAAAGAGCTCCATGGGCTTCGCTACTGCCGGTTCCGCGGCCGAAACAAAGTGCAGCAGCAAGCATTACTGACTGCACTATGTCAAAACATTAAAAAGATCGCCAATATCCTGGCTAAAAGGGCCGGATAA